A portion of the Sabethes cyaneus chromosome 3, idSabCyanKW18_F2, whole genome shotgun sequence genome contains these proteins:
- the LOC128741562 gene encoding cleavage and polyadenylation specificity factor subunit 4: MDYIISNVENVVFKIEKDLNEQFGALPLPFPGMDKSTAAVCLFFNTTDGPECEKGAGCPFRHIRGDRTIVCKHWLRGLCKKGDQCEFLHEYDMTKMPECYFYSRFNACHNKECPFLHIDPESKIKDCPWYDRGFCRHGPNCRHRHVRRVLCNFYLAGFCPDGSSCKFMHPRFELPPPPESKDQLPKRPPTCHYCGELGHKACYCPKMPQEQREATLRMEEARYRTLGYFKHRSNIEGPNIVSDETISLPQKPPPRPLEEITCFKCGTKGHYANKCTKGHLAFLSNNAIRK; encoded by the exons ATGGACTACATCATATCAAATGTTGAAAATGTGGTCTTTAAGATAGAAAAGGATCTTAATGAGCAATTTGGCGCATTGCCTCTTCCTTTTCCTGGCATGGATA AATCAACAGCGGCCGTATGTTTGTTTTTTAATACTACTGATGGACCTGAGTGTGAAAAAGGCGCCGGTTGCCCGTTTCGGCACATTCGGGGGGATCGAACAATTGTTTGTAAACATTGGCTTCGTGGACTTTGTAAAAAAGGAGATCAATGTGAATTTCTTCACGAGTACGATATGACTAAAATGCCCGAATGCTACTTTTATTCGAGGTTCAATGCATGTCACAATAAGGAATGTCCTTTTCTGCATATTGACCCTGAAAGCAAAATTAAGGATTGTCCTTGGTACGATCGAGGCTTTTGCCGACATGGACCTAACTGTCGCCATCGTCATGTAAGAAGAGTATTGTGTAATTTCTATTTAGCTGGTTTTTGCCCTGATGGATCTTCATGCAAGTTTATGCATCCAAGGTTCGAATTACCTCCACCACCTGAATCAAAAGATCAATTACCTAAGCGTCCCCCTACATGCCATTATTGTGGTGAGCTTGGCCATAAAGCTTGCTATTGTCCAAAAATGCCCCAAGAG CAACGAGAAGCAACGCTTCGCATGGAAGAAGCTCGCTACAGAACGCTCGGTTACTTTAAACATCGCTCCAACATTGAAGGTCCCAATATAGTTTCTGACGAAACAATTTCGCTGCCACAAAAACCTCCACCTCGACCGTTAGAGGAAATAAC GTGTTTCAAATGTGGTACCAAGGGTCATTACGCTAACAAATGTACTAAAGGACATCTGGCATTCTTATCAAATAATGCGATTCGAAAATAG